CCGGCTGCTGCCGCCGGAGCAGGTGGTGAACTTGAGCGTCGGCCCGCTGGATGGCGCGCCCACGGGCACGCCCATCAGCCTGGCGTCCTTGCGCCGCCCCGATCGGGCGTGCTTCCCCGCCCTGGACCAAGCCCTGCAGCAACTGCAGGTGGCCGAGTTGGGGCCAGGCGATGCGCTCTATCTGCCGCCGCTCTGGTGGCATGAGGTGGAGTCGCTGGACCGCTTCAATCTGATGCTCAACCACTGGTGGCACGGCGATGCCCTGGCACCCGAGGCCCATCCGGTGAGCGGCTTGCAGGCCCTGTGGACGGCGGCGCTGAGCTTTCGTCATCTGCCCGAGGCCCAGCGCCAGCAGTGGCAGCAACTGTTCGCACACTTCGTCTTCGGTCCCACCGACGCGGCGGTGGCCCATATCCCGGAAGGGCAGCGTGGGCTGCTGGAGGTCGGTGAGGGGGCCGAGCGCCGCCGTCGACTGCGGGAACTCGCGCGAGGCTGGTAGCCTCGCGCGCCATGCGCTGTCTTGCCCTTCTCGCCCTCCTGTTGCTGGCCCTGTTGCAGGGTTGCGCCACGCGCAGCCCCAGCCCTGGGTCTGAGCGCGACGGCCCCGAGGCCAGCCCGCCGCGCTACCTGGACCAGGTGCCCGACGCCGTGCCGCGTGTCGAGCCCATTCGCCTGGGCGGTCCCAACAAGCCCTATGAGGTGCTGGGCGAGCGCTATGTGCCCCTGCTGGAAGACCTGCCCTACGAGGAGCAGGGCCTGGCCAGCTGGTATGGCAAGAAGTTCCACGGTCGGCGCACCGCCAGCGGCGAGACTTACAACATGTACGCCATGTCGGCGGCCCACCCGCGCTGGCCGCTGCCCAGCTATGCCCGGGTGCGCAACCCGGCCAATGGACGCGAGGTGATCGTGCGCGTCAACGACCGCGGCCCCTTTCATCGCGGGCGGGTGATCGACCTGAGCTACACCGCCGCCCTCAAGCTGGATCTGCTGCGCGGCGTGGCGCCGGTGGAGATTCGGCGCTTGAGCTTTGACGAAATCCGTGCCGGGCGCTGGTCCCGCCCCGAGACCGATCCCGTGCTGGCCGCCCCAGCCGATGCGGCTGCCGCCCCACCTGCGCCCACGACCGAGGATTTGCGCGATCCAGAATCCAAGCCCCTGGCCGAGGCCGCCCCCGAGGTGCGCGCCGCCAGCCGTGGCCTGTGGCTGCAGCTTGGGGCCTTCCGCCAGCTGGAGGGTGTGCTGGCGCTCAAGGAGAAGATCCAAACTCGCTGGCCCGAGCTGGCGCCGCTGCTGACCAGCTACCGCGACCGCGGCCTGAACCGCCTGCAACTGGGTCCCTTTGAGACCCGCGAGCAAGCTGAGGCGCAGGCCCAGGCCTTGCGCGAGGCTGGCTACAGCCCGCTGTTGGTGCGTCGGCCTTAGGGCGTGAGCTGCGCCTGCACGATGGCTTCCAGCTGCCCGGCGTCGCGCAGCTTTTGCAGGCCCTGATCCAGGCGTTGCAGCGCGGCGCCAAAAGTCGGCCTGGGCGGGCAGATCACATGCGTGCTGTTGCGCGACAAAGTGCCGCGCACAGCCAATGGCCGCCGCACCCGACGCGACTCGACAACGGCGCTGTCGCCGTCGGTCAGCACCACATCGAACTTGCCGGCTTCCAGCGCCAGAAATAGGCGGTTGCCAAAGGTCATGCGGGTGATCTGATAGCCCGGTTGGGCCAGCACCCGATCCAGTTCTTCGCCATAGCTCCAGCCCCGGTGCAGGCCGATGCGCAGGGGCTTGAGGTCCTCCGCCTTGCGCAGTTCGCGGCTCGGTGCATCGGCGGTCATCACGGCCACCACGCGCTCTTCCCAGAACGCCGCGCTGAACTGGTAGCGCGCCAGCCGTTCGGCATTGGCATAGGCCCCACCCACGCAGGATTTGCCCTCGGCCAACGCCGCCATTGCGCGCGGCCAGGGCATGCCCTGCAATTGCACTGCCAACCCGCTCGCCTGGGCCGCAGCGTTCACCAGCGCCGGATGAATGCCCCGCACCTGCCGCCCCTCGCCCCACATGGCCGGCGGGTTGCCGGAGTCAAAGGCGATGGGCAGGGGCGAATCCGCCTGTGCCGCCAGGGGCAATGCGGCAAGCAGCAGGCCAAGCAATCGAATCTGGGGCATGAGGCCACAAGGATAGTCGGCCCTTAAGTCGTTGCTCAGCGCGGCCTCGGATAAGCCTTCACCCGCGGGGTGCGCGCCTCCAGGCCCCGCGCTTGCGCGGGTAGTTGCTTGAGCAGCTGCTGCACCGCAGCCTCCAGCTGCGCGTCCTGGCCCTGGGCGGTGGCGCGTGGCGGGTTGTCCACTTCGATGTCGGGCCGCACGCCCTGGCCCTCGATCAGCACCTGGCCGCTGGCATCCACTTGGGCCAGTTCGGCGGCACGCACGATGCCGTTGTCCATCAGGCGGTTGCGGTCGCTCAAGAACACCCCGGCGCCGCTGGTGGTCTTGCCGATCACCGGGCCCAGGCCCAGACGGCGGAAGCCCTCGGCCACGGTCTCGCCGTCGCTGTAGCTGTTCTCGTTGATCAGCAGGGCCAGCTTGCCGTCAAAGGCCTGCTGCATATTGCTGTAGCGCGGCCCATTCACCGGGTGGCGCGGCTGCCACCAGGCCCAGCTCTTGCGCAGCAGGCGGTCCAGCACCCAGCTGTCGACGTTGCCGCCGTTGTTGAAGCGCACATCCAGCACCAGGGCCTCCTTGTCCAACTGGGCATAGAACTCGCGCGCAAAGTCGGCGATGTCCTGCGGGCCCATGGCGCGCAGATGCAGGTAGCCGATGCGCCCGCCCGAGAGCTGGGCCACTTTCTCGGCGCGGCCCAGGCGCCAATCCTGGTAGCGCAGCGCGGCCTCGCGGCGTGCATCCACCGGGGTGACGATGAGGCTGCGCGCACCCGTGCCGTCGGCGCGCTGCAGCTCCAGGCGCAGTTGCTTGCCGGCCTGGCCTTGAAGCAAGGCCTGCCCTGCGGCGCCCACCCAGGCGCGGCCGTTCACGGCGGTGATCACATCGCCCTCGCGCACGTCCAGCCCCGGGGCCTGCAGCGGCCCGCGCTCGCTCACCAGCTCGGCCTCGCTGCGGTAGAGGCGCGCAATGCGCGCGCCCTTGGCGTGGGGCTCCAGGTGCGCGCCCAGGCCGGCCAGGGCCGGAGCCTCCTCGGCCAGCGGGGGCAGGTCACCCGCGCCCACCTGGCTGTGCAGCAGGCTCAGGTCCGAAGCCATCATGCCCATCAGTTCGGCCAACTCCAGGCGGTCGCCCACACGGGGTAGCAGGGCGGCATGGCGTGCGCGGCTGGCGGCCCAGTCGATGCCGTGCAGCTGGGCGTCGTAGAAGTAGTCGCGCTGCATGCGCCAGGCGTCGTCGAACAGCTGCTGCCATTCCTGGCGCGGGTTCACAGGCAGTTGCCAGTCGGCCCAGCGCAGCGCGAATTTGCCCGTGTCGGCCGGGGGCTTGGGCGCGGCGTCCAACAGCAGGATCTCGCCGGCCTGCCCCGGCGCGGCGTCGCGTTGCAGCAGCAGGGTCTTGCCGTTGGCGCTGAGCTGGAAGCGCCGCACCTTGTCGCTGTGGGTCTCGGCCATGGCGCCGGCTTCCAGCGCCAGGCTCTTGAGCGCACCGGGGCCACCATCGGCCTCGATCCACCACAGGCGCTTGGCGTCCGCTTCCAGGCTGCGGTAGCGGCCGGCCGGCAGGGGCAACTCGAACAGGCGCTCGGCCAGACCCGCGCGATCGATGCGCGGGAGTGCAGGCTTGGCGTCCTTTTTCTCTTCCTTCTTGTCGTCTTTCTTGGCTTCGGGCTTGGCCGGCGGCGGCAACTCGTCCTTGGCAGCAAAGGGCGAGCGCAGCCCGCTCTGCAAGGCCAGCGCATAGACCTTGGTGCCGGGCTCGAAGGCCGGGCCCATGTCGCGCTCGGCCCAGACGCTGGCGCCGGCCTGCAGCTGGAAGTGGCGGCGCGAGGCGAAGTAAAGCCACTGGCCATCCGGGCTGAAGGCCGGGGCGCTGCTGTTGTACTTGGCCTGGGTCAGCGCGCGCTTGTCGCCGTCCGCCAGGGTGTAGAGCCAGACCTGGCTGCGGTCGTTGCGGCCTTCGGGGCGGCGCACATAGGCCAGGGCCTGGCCGTCCGGGTGCCAGGCGAACTCGACGCCCTGGTCATCGGGCAGTTGGTCGATTTGCTTGGTGGCCGGGCCGCCCTCGGCCTTCAGATCGGTCAGGTAGACCGCCCCGCTCAAATCGGCGTGCACCAGATGCCGACCATCGGGCGCCACGCTCAGATCGGTGCGCAGCACCTTGGCGCCGCGCGTGATGGGCTTGGGCGCCTTCAGGCCCAGCGCATCGAACTGCCAGAGCTCGACCTCACCGCTCAGGTCACACAGTGCGAACACCGACTGGCTGTCGCTGCTGAACGCGGCCTCGCGGCAGCGCTTGCCTTCGGGCATCTGCAACTCGGCGCGGCGCAGCGCTTGCACGCCTTGCGTGGCCAGGCGGCCGCGCACGCCGATGAGGGCACGCTCGCCGTTGGGCGCCAGCGCCAGCTCGCTCAGGAAGTTCTGCGGCTTTTGCACCCAGCGTGTGGCGCTGGCGGGTTGGTCGCCGGCCAGGGTGATGGGCAATATTGGGGCCTCGGCGTTCGCCGCGTTCAGGTCCACGCGCTGCAGGTCGGCGCCGCGCGCCAGCACCACGGTGCTGCCGCTGATCGAGGCCTGGCGCGCATCGAAGTCCTTGAAGCGGGTGTGCTGGCGCGCGTCGCGCCCGTCCAGCCCCACCGACCACACATTGAAGAAGCCATCGCGGTCGCTCAGAAAGGCCACGCGCGGCTGGCCCTGGGCATCGCGATAGGGCATGGGCCGGCGGTTGTTGGCGCGCGGGAAGTCGGCGCCCAGCAGCGGGCGGGCTTCGGTGCTGCCCTGCAGGTCCAGCACCCACAGGCTGGCCAGCGCCCCGCCGCGGTAGTTCTTGGCGTTGTCGCCGCGCAGGCCCTGGCGGGTGAAGAACAGGCGTGGGCCATCCAGGGCGGCGTCGTTGGCGTCGGCCACCGGCAGGGCCTGCAGCTGCTCACCCTTCAGCAAAAAGGGCTGGCTCAGCGGGCGGCCGTCTTCGGCCGGGGCGGTGATCAAGAGGCCGCCCTGGCCGTCATGGCCCCACACCCGCACCGTGGCATTGCCCAGCCAGGTGCGGCGCTGCGGAAAACCGCCGTCCAGGCTCAGGGTGTAAACGTCGCCCGCGCCCTCGTACTGCGCCACAAAGGCCACGGTCTTGCCATCGGGCAGCAGCGCGGGCGACTGCTCCAGCCCCGCATGGCTGGTCAGGCGCTGCGCCGCACCACCGCCCAGGCCGCTGCGCCACAGATCCCCCTGGCTGAGAAAAACCACCGTCTCGCCCTGCACGGTGGGCTGGCGGTAGAAGCCTTGGGGGTTGGCTTGAGCCGGGGCGCTGAGGCCCAGCAGGGCGATCAGGGGCAGCGGGCGCAGAACAGGGGGCATGGCGCGATCCAAGTCAGGGCAAAGGACGAGGGCGCGATTGTGGCCAGGGCGGGCCGGGGGGCTCGGGAGTCACAGCGGGTTCACCCCAGCCCTCGGATCTCACGGGCGAAACCCGCAACAAAAAAGCGGCCTGTAGGCCGCTTTAGAAGAGCTGTTGCGCGAGCACTCAGGCGCGTCGTGCGCGGCGGCTCGTCAGGACCAGGCCCAGAAGGCCGCTGCCGGCCAGCAGCAGGGCGGTGGGTTCGGGGACGGCATTGCGGTCGGACTGCTTTGCGGTGAAGGAAATCACGCTATTGATCAGGCTGTCGCCCTGATAGTGAAACTGCGAGTTGGTCAGTCCGCTCAGCATCACATAGCCGGCCCCTTGCTCGAAGCCAGCCACGATCGCCTTTCCATTGGTGTCACCCGTCATGAAGGTGGTCATACCCAGACCCAGCACGACATCGTGCGCAAGGTAGCTACCGCACTGGCGCGTGCCGGTGGTGAAGGCTGCGACGCCGTCTGCCGTGAGCGTCCCGCAGGAGTTTGCCGAGTTGCCCCAGTCCAGCGTGGCGCCTAAAAAGTTCACGTCCGAGGTCCAGCCTGCCGACTGAATCAGCAATGCACCGCCGTGGTTGACCCAATTGGTGATCGCGCTGGCATGGCTATTCAGGAATCCATTGAGCGCAGCGTCTGTGTTTGCCCCCCCCTCAAGCATCACAAAACGGTTTGTGGCATTGAAGATCGCCCCGGCGGTTACCGACGCATAGCTGGTGAGCAAGCTGTAGTTGTCGGCGCCAAACACCTGGGTGAAGTGAGTGACATCCCGGTTCTGGCTCCAGGGGTTTTGGGTGACCAGAACCGGAGCAGCGTGGCTGGCGAACGCGGAACACATTAGAGCCAGGGGGGCCAGACGAGAAGGGAGGCGGATGTTCATTCGAGGGACTTTGCAAAGGAGGGTCATCCGGACCGCGCGCTTTGGAGTCGTCGGGCGGTGCGAGGCGCGAAGTGTCGTGACCGAAGGGACTCTTGCCTAGGGCAAACCCTTGTGTTTTTGGCCCTGTCCGTGCTCTAGTTCCCATGACGAATGCCACTCTGGACGATGCCCGTGAAGCCCGTCACGCCCGCCTGGCAGCGGAGAATCCGCCTATGAACCGCCCCTCGCACGCATCCGCCGCCCCAGACCTCGACCTCGACGCCCTGCAGGACCTGCTGGACGCCGTGCCCGCCCCGCTGGAGCCGCTGGATGTGTCCATGCTGGATGGCTATCTGACGGCCATCGCACTGCAACCCAAGGCGCCGCCGCCGGCGGAGTGGATGCGCTGGGTGCTGGATAGCGAAGAAGGCCGCGCGCCGCCGGCCGGTTTCAAGGCCGAGCCCATCCGTGCGCTGGCCATGCGCCGGTTGCAGGAACTGGACGCCGCCATTCGTGGCCGGCAGTGGTGGGACCCCTGGGTGTTCGCCCCGCACGACGAGGACGACGAGCCGGGCGACCCCGAGGATTGGGAAACCATCCTGGGCGCCATCTACCCCTGGGTGGCGGGCTTTGCGCTGGGGGCGGACAGCTTCCCCCAAGGCCTGATGGGCTGCAAGGACAGCGATCTGCTGGAGGGCCTGGCGGGCATCTATCAATTTCTGGACGCCGAGGACCTGGAGGATGCCGATGAGCTGCTGGAGGCCATCGAGGGCATCGAGCCGCCCAAGCATCTGGATGAGGCGGTGGAGCATTTGGTGGCACACAGCCTGTTGCTGGCCGATGTGAGCCGGCCCTTCAAGGCCAAGGCGGCGCCAGTGAAGGCGCCGGCTGGACGGTCCGGGCGGCCCGGGCGGCCGCCGCAGCGCCGGGGCTGATGGTGCTGGCGGCCAGCCGTTTGCAAAGGCTCGGCCAACGCGCCGCGGCGGCGCTTTGGTGCGGCGTGCTGGCGTGGCTGCCCGCCCCGGGCGCGGCCCATCCAGAGCCCGCGCCCGAGTGGCGCTGGATGTTGGCGGACTACGCGCCCACAGCGATGCGGCGCGGGCCGGATGCCGGGCGCGGATTTGCCCAGCGCATGCTCGATGAGGTGCTGGTGCCGGGCCTGACGGGCTTTCGGCATCAGAAGGTCTGGGTGCCCTCGCAGCGCATGGACATGGAGCTGGCAGCCGCCAATGGCAGCTGCGGGCTGCTGTGGCGCAAAACGGCGGAGCGCAGCGCGCAGTGGCTGGTGTCGCGCCCCTTGATCCGGCTGCTGCCGGTGGGGCTGGTGGTGCGGCGCAGCGAACTGGAGCGCTGGCGCCCGTTCCTGAACGAGGCGGGCGAGTTGTCGCTGACGCGGGTGTTGGCCGCCGAGCGGGTGCTGGGGGTGACGCCCCGCGCGCATGGCCCGGTGGTGGATGGCCTGCTGGAACGCCACCCCAATGCCCTGCGCCGCATCCAACTGCTTGATGCCACCCGTGTGGTGCTGACGATGCTGGCGCGCGGCCACGGCACCGATGCGGCCCTGGCCTATGGTTTTGAGGTGGCCTACTTCAACCGACAGCAGCAGGACGGTCGGGCCGAGCCGCTGGCGACCTTGCAATGGCTGCCGCTGGCCGAGAAGACGGACCTGCTTTATAGCCACGCGGTGTGCTCGCGCGGCGAAGTGGGGCGGCAGCAGATTCAGGCGCTGGAGGCCCTGTTGGAGCGCCCCGGGGTGCGCGAACGGCTGCAGGCGCTGTACGAGGAGTGGCTGTCCGAGCCCGAGCGGCGGCGCTTGCATCAGGCGCGCCAGCAATTGGGCGCGCGCTTCTGGCAGGAGTGATGGCCGCTGCCTGACGGCTCGGGCACGGGCTGGACAATGCGGGCATGGACGTCCCCCATGCCGGTCAAGCGCAAACGCTTGCACATGTTTCCAAGGTCGCGCTGAGCCGCCTCGGTTGTGTGGCGCGGCGCTGGGTGTGCGCCGGGGTGCTTGGGTCTTTCTTCAGCTCGGGAGCCAGCCTGGGCGCCGCGCCTGCGCCCGATTGGGTTTGGCTGCTGAGTGACTACGCGCCCTTTGCATTGCGTCAGGGCCCTTTGGCAGGCCAGGGCTACGC
Above is a window of Inhella inkyongensis DNA encoding:
- a CDS encoding substrate-binding periplasmic protein, which translates into the protein MPQIRLLGLLLAALPLAAQADSPLPIAFDSGNPPAMWGEGRQVRGIHPALVNAAAQASGLAVQLQGMPWPRAMAALAEGKSCVGGAYANAERLARYQFSAAFWEERVVAVMTADAPSRELRKAEDLKPLRIGLHRGWSYGEELDRVLAQPGYQITRMTFGNRLFLALEAGKFDVVLTDGDSAVVESRRVRRPLAVRGTLSRNSTHVICPPRPTFGAALQRLDQGLQKLRDAGQLEAIVQAQLTP
- a CDS encoding PEP-CTERM sorting domain-containing protein, with translation MNIRLPSRLAPLALMCSAFASHAAPVLVTQNPWSQNRDVTHFTQVFGADNYSLLTSYASVTAGAIFNATNRFVMLEGGANTDAALNGFLNSHASAITNWVNHGGALLIQSAGWTSDVNFLGATLDWGNSANSCGTLTADGVAAFTTGTRQCGSYLAHDVVLGLGMTTFMTGDTNGKAIVAGFEQGAGYVMLSGLTNSQFHYQGDSLINSVISFTAKQSDRNAVPEPTALLLAGSGLLGLVLTSRRARRA
- a CDS encoding septal ring lytic transglycosylase RlpA family protein produces the protein MRCLALLALLLLALLQGCATRSPSPGSERDGPEASPPRYLDQVPDAVPRVEPIRLGGPNKPYEVLGERYVPLLEDLPYEEQGLASWYGKKFHGRRTASGETYNMYAMSAAHPRWPLPSYARVRNPANGREVIVRVNDRGPFHRGRVIDLSYTAALKLDLLRGVAPVEIRRLSFDEIRAGRWSRPETDPVLAAPADAAAAPPAPTTEDLRDPESKPLAEAAPEVRAASRGLWLQLGAFRQLEGVLALKEKIQTRWPELAPLLTSYRDRGLNRLQLGPFETREQAEAQAQALREAGYSPLLVRRP
- a CDS encoding YecA/YgfB family protein, translating into MNRPSHASAAPDLDLDALQDLLDAVPAPLEPLDVSMLDGYLTAIALQPKAPPPAEWMRWVLDSEEGRAPPAGFKAEPIRALAMRRLQELDAAIRGRQWWDPWVFAPHDEDDEPGDPEDWETILGAIYPWVAGFALGADSFPQGLMGCKDSDLLEGLAGIYQFLDAEDLEDADELLEAIEGIEPPKHLDEAVEHLVAHSLLLADVSRPFKAKAAPVKAPAGRSGRPGRPPQRRG
- a CDS encoding S41 family peptidase; translation: MPPVLRPLPLIALLGLSAPAQANPQGFYRQPTVQGETVVFLSQGDLWRSGLGGGAAQRLTSHAGLEQSPALLPDGKTVAFVAQYEGAGDVYTLSLDGGFPQRRTWLGNATVRVWGHDGQGGLLITAPAEDGRPLSQPFLLKGEQLQALPVADANDAALDGPRLFFTRQGLRGDNAKNYRGGALASLWVLDLQGSTEARPLLGADFPRANNRRPMPYRDAQGQPRVAFLSDRDGFFNVWSVGLDGRDARQHTRFKDFDARQASISGSTVVLARGADLQRVDLNAANAEAPILPITLAGDQPASATRWVQKPQNFLSELALAPNGERALIGVRGRLATQGVQALRRAELQMPEGKRCREAAFSSDSQSVFALCDLSGEVELWQFDALGLKAPKPITRGAKVLRTDLSVAPDGRHLVHADLSGAVYLTDLKAEGGPATKQIDQLPDDQGVEFAWHPDGQALAYVRRPEGRNDRSQVWLYTLADGDKRALTQAKYNSSAPAFSPDGQWLYFASRRHFQLQAGASVWAERDMGPAFEPGTKVYALALQSGLRSPFAAKDELPPPAKPEAKKDDKKEEKKDAKPALPRIDRAGLAERLFELPLPAGRYRSLEADAKRLWWIEADGGPGALKSLALEAGAMAETHSDKVRRFQLSANGKTLLLQRDAAPGQAGEILLLDAAPKPPADTGKFALRWADWQLPVNPRQEWQQLFDDAWRMQRDYFYDAQLHGIDWAASRARHAALLPRVGDRLELAELMGMMASDLSLLHSQVGAGDLPPLAEEAPALAGLGAHLEPHAKGARIARLYRSEAELVSERGPLQAPGLDVREGDVITAVNGRAWVGAAGQALLQGQAGKQLRLELQRADGTGARSLIVTPVDARREAALRYQDWRLGRAEKVAQLSGGRIGYLHLRAMGPQDIADFAREFYAQLDKEALVLDVRFNNGGNVDSWVLDRLLRKSWAWWQPRHPVNGPRYSNMQQAFDGKLALLINENSYSDGETVAEGFRRLGLGPVIGKTTSGAGVFLSDRNRLMDNGIVRAAELAQVDASGQVLIEGQGVRPDIEVDNPPRATAQGQDAQLEAAVQQLLKQLPAQARGLEARTPRVKAYPRPR